The Deinococcota bacterium genome contains the following window.
CGAGCGCGGCCATGACCGCGTCCACGTACTGCCGCAGCTCCCGCTCCGCCTGCATCTCCAGCCGGTTGCGGTTTTGGTCGGCAAGGTAGTCGAGAAAGCTCTCGATCAGCGCGGTGCAGACGACGGCGACGACGATGCTCAAAAAGAGTTTGAGCCGAAAGCTCATTCGCCGCCTAGCCGGTACCCTCCCGGCACGGTGCTGATCAGCCCGGCGTCCAGCTTGTGCCTGAGCTGGCTCACGTAGACCCGCACGACGCGGTGACCCGAGTCCGCCTCGGGAAAGAAGCGGTCGAGCAGCTCGTCGACGGTAAAGACCCGTTCGGGATAGAGCGCGAAGAGTTCCAAGATGGTGAACTCGCGCTCGCTCAGCTCGACCTCCCGGCCCTGCCAGAGGACGCGCCGGGCGCTGAAGTCCAGATGGAGCGGCCCGCGCTTAAAGACCGCCCGCTTGGTCTGGGCGGAGCGCCTGAGGAGCGCCCGGACCCGCGCCAGAAACTCGTGGAGGCTAAAGGGTTTGACCAGGTAGTCGTCACCGCCCAAATCCAGCCCGCGGGTGCGGTCGCTGACCGAATCGCGCGCGGTCAAAAAGAGGATGCGGCCGTCGAACGCGGCGTCGCGCAGGCTCCGGGCGAAGTCGAAGCCGGCGTCCTCGCCTTCGGGCAGCATCACGTCGAGCACCGCCAGGTCGAACTCCCGCTCCTCGAGCGCCTCATAGGCCGGCTCGAGCGCGTTCGCCCAGACCACCTCGTAGCGCTCGCGGCGCAGCAGGTCGATGAGCGGCTCCGCCAGGTCCCGTTCGTCTTCAACGATAA
Protein-coding sequences here:
- a CDS encoding response regulator transcription factor, coding for MRILIVEDERDLAEPLIDLLRRERYEVVWANALEPAYEALEEREFDLAVLDVMLPEGEDAGFDFARSLRDAAFDGRILFLTARDSVSDRTRGLDLGGDDYLVKPFSLHEFLARVRALLRRSAQTKRAVFKRGPLHLDFSARRVLWQGREVELSEREFTILELFALYPERVFTVDELLDRFFPEADSGHRVVRVYVSQLRHKLDAGLISTVPGGYRLGGE